A single window of Micromonas commoda chromosome 6, complete sequence DNA harbors:
- a CDS encoding predicted protein yields MPGFGLALVRCALNRQVPPGTRQLAAVVLKKYVKEHWQEGEGKFFPPQTGDDEKAAIRELLPNGLADPEAKIRTACGMAIATIATWDWPQQWPQLTAQLVGAIRERTSEDSVAGALRCLAMILGDMEETQVEDTVPALLPELCAIVAADAAMYTLAVKRRALAVLHACLLTLGVMSGARQRAVRDLMTPLLRPWLDVFAAALAAPPDPTDPGQCGLVLETLRCLSQVVQYFAKSAGDALVAPLGAAARLFHALAPAYHASTIGNESDEYEAPRDDEGEELSLESVVSQLLELIMCLVEHPKLRSLLRDGMEDTIYRAIGYMCMTAAQEEAWEDDPNAYVADEDDDMTTVRAACGMLLHQMSGAFGEEGGGADGGADGGADGGAFSRALAGAVSRRLEEAEAAKNAGDPNWWKIREATLLAVGTVDDFIVDTEQALAERGVHATFSAPGFLKLVLDADLGGGDETGQGGSTGGSRPPFLLGRALWVAARLAPGAPPAAATAVLDASLRSLDPRAPAPLRVGACRALAQYAPLAPKDGLKPFLGPAYQRLGTLLESEFNAGEARKTNAGAAASGVGASPLDDGDWGETLHLVLEAILVVVKCDDEAAAAWSGALAPATLRVWAAKVADPLLAADARDVLEALAAVPACLPSLHQLAVPTLSGVLAAPDRQGPMLVESTLDLLGGLLKPAAKAEARAAHAACFRHVVALAVTSDDAGVLQSAAECLRAFLRSGGVESLAWGVDGTGGGGEVLRSYLDAAARLLSPSLEDGASAFAAPLLGQMLRRLPGEIAPILPEVVSAVVARVSRARQPNLIAALMSIFARLAHADCDALVGLLAQMPVPPGGEPETGEDGVAPSRNALELVLRAWCAYQPDVQGAFDIKLTTSALAALLASGNPALDAVGVRGELVIETGETGQRAIRTRAKARATGPDRYTTVPAALKILELLADAVLEAQEAALAGGGDGEDEWESEGDSDGDDDDGDGGGGGSYFGGDLFDRIIAQGIDDAVDDDEDEAEDPISGIDTQGFIKERLGAMHARGALAGVAQGLNARRQRALMALMQ; encoded by the coding sequence ATGCCGGGCTTCGGCCTCGCGCTGGTGCGCTGCGCGCTTAACCGGCAGGTTCCGCCGGGCACCaggcagctcgcggcggtggtgctcAAGAAGTACGTCAAGGAGCACTGgcaggagggcgagggcaaGTTCTTCCCGCCGCagacgggcgacgacgagaaagCCGCCATCCGCGAACTCCTCCCAAACGGACTCGCCGATCCCGAGGCTAAGATCCGAACCGCGTGCGGCATGGCCATCGCCACCATCGCCACGTGGGACTGGCCGCAACAGTGGCCGCAGCTCACCGCACAGCTCGTGGGTGCCATCCGCGAGCGAACGAGCGAGGAttccgtcgccggcgcccttcgATGCCTCGCGATGATCCTCGGCGACATGGAGGAGACGCAGGTGGAGGACACGGTTCCCGCGCTGCTGCCCGAACTgtgcgccatcgtcgcggcggacgcggcgatgtaCACCCTCGCGGTcaagcgccgcgccctcgcggtgctcCACGCGTGCCTCCTCACCCTGGGCGTCATGTCCGGCGCGAGGCAACGCGCGGTGAGGGACCTGATGACGCCGCTGCTGCGACCGTGGCTGGACGTCTTCGCCGCAGCGCTCGCCGCACCGCCGGACCCGACGGACCCGGGGCAAtgcggcctcgtcctcgaaaCCCTCCGGTGCTTGTCGCAGGTGGTCCAGTACTTCGCCAagagcgcgggggacgcgctGGTGGCGCCGctgggggcggcggcgaggcttttccacgcgctcgcgcccgcgtatcacgcgtcgacgattgGGAACGAATCGGACGAGTACGAAGCGccgagggacgacgagggcgaggaacTCTCCCTCGAGTCCGTCGTCTCGCAGCTGTTGGAGCTCATCATGtgcctcgtcgagcacccGAAGCTGCGGTCGCTGCTTCGAGACGGGATGGAGGACACCATCTACAGGGCCATCGGGTACATGTGCATGACGGCGGCGCAAGAAGAGGCTTGGGAGGATGACCCGAACGCGTACGtagccgacgaggacgacgacatgacgacggttcgcgccgcgtgcgggATGCTGCTGCACCAGATgtccggcgcgttcggcgaggaaggagggggtgccgacgggggtgccgacgggggtgccgacgggggtgccttctcgagggcgctcgcgggcgcggtgtcgCGACGTCTcgaagaggcggaggcggcgaaaaACGCGGGGGATCCGAATTGGTGGAAGATTCGCGAGGCCACGCTGCTCGCCGTGGGGACCGTGGACGATTTCATCGTGGACACcgagcaggcgctcgccgagcggggTGTGCACGCGACGTTCTCCGCACCCGGGTTCCTCAAACtcgtgctcgacgccgacctcgggggcggggacgaaACCGGTCAGGGTGGGTCGACGGGAGGAAGCCGACCGCCGTTTTTGCTGGGCAGGGCGCTGtgggtggcggcgaggctcgcacctggcgcgcccccggcggcggcgaccgcggttCTCGACGCGTCACTGCGGTcgctcgacccgcgcgcccccgcgcccctgcGCGTGGGCGCGTGCAGAGCGCTGGCGCAGTACGCTCCGTTGGCGCCTAAGGATGGATTGAAACCGTTTCTCGGTCCCGCGTACCAGCGTCTCGGCACGCTGCTCGAGTCCGAGTTtaacgcgggcgaggcgagaaagacgaacgcgggcgccgccgcgagcggggtgGGCGCTTCAccgctcgacgacggtgacTGGGGCGAGACTCTCCACCTGGTGCTCGAGGCtattctcgtcgtcgtcaagtgcgacgacgaggctgcggcggcttGGTCGGGGGCGTTGGCTCCGGCGACGTTGCGGGTGTGGGCGGCGAAGGTTGCGGACCcgttgctcgccgcggacgccagggacgtgctcgaggcgctcgccgccgtgcccgcgtGCCTCCCTTCGCTGCACCAGCTCGCCGTTCCCACGCTGAGCGGCgttctcgccgcgccggaccgGCAGGGACCGATGTTGGTAGAGTCCACCCTCGATTTGTTGGGCGGGCTCCTgaaacccgcggcgaaggccgAGGCCAgggccgcgcacgccgcgtgctttcgccacgtcgtcgcgctcgcggtcacgtccgacgacgcgggcgtgctgcagtccgcggcggagtgcCTGCGCGCGTTTCTTCGCTCGGGAGGCGTCGAGTCGCTCGCCTGGGGAGTCGACGGgacaggcggcggcggcgaagttcTCAGGTCctacctcgacgccgccgcgaggcttcTCTCCCCGtccctcgaggacggcgcgagcgcgttcgcggcgccgctgctTGGGCAGATGTTGCGCAGGCTGCCCGGCGAGATTGCGCCAATTCTGCCCGAGGTCGTCtcagccgtcgtcgccagagTTTCCCGCGCGAGGCAACCCAACTTGATTGCCGCGTTGATGTCCATATTCGCGCGTTTGGCGCACGCCGActgcgacgccctcgtcggcttACTCGCGCAGATGCCCGTACCTCCCGGCGGTGAGCCGGAGACTGGAGAAGACGGGGTGGCTCCTTCGAGAAACGCGTTGGAGCTCGTGCTCCGGGCGTGGTGCGCGTACCAGCCGGATGTGCAGGGCGCCTTCGACATCAAGCtcacgacgtcggcgctcgccgccttgCTCGCGAGCGGCAACCCTGCGCTGGACGCTGTGGGCGTGCGGGGCGAGCTGGTGATCGAGACGGGCGAGACTGGCCAGCGCGCCATCCGCACCCGCGCAAAGGCACGCGCGACGGGCCCCGACAGGTACACCaccgtcccggcggcgcTGAAGATTTTGGAGCTgctggcggacgcggtgctcgaggcgcaggaggctgcgttggcgggcggcggggacggggaggacgagtGGGAGTCCGAGGGCGACTCCGATggggacgatgacgacggcgacggcggcggcggcggttcgtacttcggcggcgacctcttCGACCGCATTATTGCGCAGGGTATCGACgatgccgtcgacgacgacgaggacgaggctgAGGACCCAATCTCCGGAATCGACACGCAGGGGTTCAT